Proteins found in one Limanda limanda chromosome 18, fLimLim1.1, whole genome shotgun sequence genomic segment:
- the aldh8a1 gene encoding 2-aminomuconic semialdehyde dehydrogenase, translating into MAKASGQHLVLENFIGGKFVSCRRHIDSFDPSTGEVYCKVPDSGKEEVEAAVAAAKDAFPDWSSRSVEQRVQVLNKLADLIDSHLEEFAQAESRDQGKTVTFARNVDIPRSAHNFRFFASSVQHHTTDCSQMDHMGCLNYTIRCPVGVAGLISPWNLPLYLLTWKIAPAIAMGNTVVAKPSEMTSVTAWMLCKLMQEAGVPRGVVNMVFGTGPRAGDALVGHPDVPLVSFTGSTATAQHITERSAPYCKKLSLELGGKNPAIIFADADLDKCIETTVRSSFSNQGEICLCTSRIYVERSIYSEFLERFVAAAKKWKTGVPSDPSSHNGALISKEHLEKVRGFVALAKCEGGVVHCGEGVDQLDLPEKNKSGYFMPATVISGISESSRVMQEEIFGPVTCVSPFDTEDEAVSKGNGVRYGLAATVWSQDVGRVHRMAKRIQAGLVWANCWLVRDLNLPFGGMKNSGVGREGGKDSYHFFTDVKTVTIKH; encoded by the exons ATGGCGAAGGCATCGGGGCAGCACCTGGTCTTGGAGAACTTCATCGGAGGGAAGTTTGTATCCTGTCGGCGCCACATCGACTCCTTCGACCCGTCCACCGGGGAGGTGTACTGCAAAGTCCCGGACAGCGGcaaggaggag GTGGAGGCAGCGGTGGCAGCAGCTAAAGATGCTTTCCCTGACTGGTCCTCCCGCAGCGTGGAGCAGCGAGTGCAGGTCCTCAACAAGCTGGCCGACCTGATCGATTCCCATCTGGAGGAGTTCGCCCAAGCTGAGTCCAGAGACCAAG GTAAAACTGTAACATTTGCTCGGAATGTGGACATTCCCCGATCAGCGCACAACTTCCGCTTCTTTGCGTCATCGGTGCAGCACCACACCACTGACTGCAGCCAGATGGACCACATGGGCTGCCTCAACTACACCATCCGCTGTCCAGTGGGAGTTG cgggTCTGATCAGCCCCTGGAACCTCCCCTTGTACCTGCTGACGTGGAAGATTGCCCCGGCTATCGCCATGGGAAACACGGTGGTGGCCAAACCCAGTGAGATGACCTCTGTCACGGCCTGGATGCTGTGCAAGTTGATGCAGGAGGCTG GTGTTCCTCGAGGAGTCGTCAACATGGTGTTTGGCACTGGTCCGAGAGCGGGCGACGCCCTCGTGGGCCATCCTGACGTCCCATTGGTCTCCTTCACTGGCTCCACAGCAACCGCCCAGCACATTACAGAGCGCAGCGCCCCCTACTGTAAGAAGCTCTCACTGGAGCTGGGGGGTAAGAACCCTGCCATCATTTTTGCCGACGCAGACCTGGACAAGTGTATCGAGACCACGGTTCGCTCCAGCTTCTCCAACCAG GGAGAAATCTGTCTGTGCACCAGCAGGATCTACGTAGAGAGGAGCATCTACTCTGAGTTCCTGGAAAGATTTGTGGCTGCAGCCAAGAAGTGGAAGACCGGCGTGCCCTCTGACCCCAGCAGCCACAACGGGGCTCTCATCAGCAAAGAGCACCTGGAGAAG GTGCGCGGCTTTGTAGCGCTCGCCAAATGCGAAGGTGGCGTCGTCCACTGTGGCGAGGGAGTCGACCAGCTGGACCTGCCCGAGAAAAACAAATCCGGCTACTTCATGCCGGCCACCGTCATCTCAGGCATATCTGAGAGCTCTCGTGTCATGCAGGAGGAGATCTTTGGCCCCGTCACCTGCGTCAGCCCCTTCGACACCGAGGACGAAGCTGTCTCCAAGGGCAACGGCGTGCGTTACGGCCTGGCCGCCACCGTGTGGTCCCAAGACGTGGGGAGGGTTCACCGGATGGCCAAGCGGATACAGGCGGGTTTAGTGTGGGCCAACTGCTGGCTGGTGAGAGATCTGAACCTGCCCTTCGGCGGGATGAAGAACTCTGgtgtggggagggagggagggaaggattCCTACCACTTCTTCACGGATGTGAAGACCGTCACGATCAAACACTAA